In Tachysurus vachellii isolate PV-2020 chromosome 1, HZAU_Pvac_v1, whole genome shotgun sequence, a genomic segment contains:
- the pask gene encoding PAS domain-containing serine/threonine-protein kinase: MSLWRHIVDKQKGSHVSTTDVSVCSVARSESDLLGLEESMTPSKHLAKESFFQRTPDTTTGDIKTPVMKDVHLSPISGSPCRCGALESSQLEQLLSKSPCLGKKGLKLIHNPNKAIITVDHTTAQVVDVNKQACKLFEYTRTELIGHMLTFLLKTSQLTEDVLGEEILDSAGNLNTISGKVVNAVNKPGSEFPVSVWTCSHNHKTCVLCLERVERISAHFSFSTEGGILSCDSTFAHLHGYCDAEVMMGLSVTSLMPALQVPLQCRTIPKMMRVQKVCLQGRGNTELHACVRLRAAVSCGRPLSQKFSDAGEVIKDGAGEDMCSSLPDVVYSGSLWTFVPSSSLLTLYPNGTIKSINSIYCPLLMGYSMTEILGKKITFLIPAFYEMMSAFGRIPSPVSFQEDGSASSSRSHADCCTCSGGGSGVLSQSVCDTSAKGNQDTCSPQTLLAKDSMLFPALKRKGSAAKGRRAFAAIRTKQEHHAPVHAISPLPANSLDDTTELCKEAAAAVAQCDESVPADSTTALLHTFALLESQDCTTRLQNSSFEVISLGSRSSSGFCEKWAGPEKPDDTQHEAEVAHSSSCFLDLDVNGDTIALAFGQLELSECDTAELLRTPSPCIVESEPETEPPDIPKDKLSVQECLFLCVSPSPKELSILEGDAEQWNMALKNSELCTPFSELCKSGMILSNDRPATSTPKRPLSTPATPLCPPTLIKEGRFQANCYHRDGTPIEVQCDVRRAAGSSDGVVFCVWLSGSHLFLHKQETLQSTQTSTAESFAEDGLASSLREVSEADHGKGLHSSMSLEQSGACEGQFEEVYHPMQPIGKGAFGVVWLASRRQDEQEVVVKFIRKSRVVEECWVEDPELGQVTQEVAILARLCHPNIVKVLEVFENEKFFQMVMEKHGDGLDLFEFIDMQPRLDEALASYIFRQLVSAVTYLHGKGILHRDIKDENIIINTEFHIRLIDFGSATLLEPGKLFHAFCGTLEYCSPEVLQGNPYKGPELEMWSLGVLIYTLLFSENPFCSVEETIQAKLRIPCDVSADLYSLLAGLLHREPTERMTLEELLYEPWIRQPINLAEYSWSEVFPCDHDSFEQNHYSPHVQQEASTHGATDETPLQDEDEEMEEEEDDEQRRTMAALESELLKYLTDN; encoded by the exons ATGTCGCTGTGGCGCCACATAGTTGATAAACAGAAGGGTAGCCATGTCAGTACTACGGATGTCAGTGTTTGTTCAGTTGCTAGGAGTGAATCGGATCTCCTGGGACTTGAGGAGTCGATGACTCCTTCAAAACATCTAGCAAAGGAGAGCTTTTTTCAACGGACTCCAGACACCACTACAG GTGATATTAAAACACCAGTGATGAAGGATGTGCATTTATCCCCCATTTCTGGTTCTCCTTGCCGTTGTGGAGCTTTGGAGAGCTCACAGCTTGAGCAACTGCTCTCAAAAAGTCCCTGTCTTGGGAAGAAAGGGCTTAAGCTTATCCACAACCCTAATAAGGCCATCATCACTGTGGACCATACTACAGCACAG GTGGTGGATGTGAACAAGCAAGCCTGCAAACTCTTTGAGTACACACGCACTGAGCTGATTGGGCATATGTTGACGTTCCTTCTGAAGACCAGCCAGTTGACTGAGGATGTGTTGGGAGAGGAAATCCTAGATTCTGCAGGGAACTTAAACACCATATCCGGAAAAGTG GTAAATGCTGTGAATAAACCAGGCTCCGAGTTCCCAGTGTCTGTGTGGACATGCTCACATAATCACAAAACCTGCGTACTGTGTTTGGAGAGAGTAGAGAGGATATCAGCCCACTTCTCCTTCTCTACAGAG GGTGGGATTCTCAGCTGTGACTCCACCTTTGCTCATCTCCATGGTTACTGTGATGCTGAGGTGATGATGGGGCTTTCAGTCACATCTCTAATGCCAGCACTTCAAGTTCCGCTGCAGTGTCGGACCATACCAAAG ATGATGCGTGTGCAGAAGGTTTGTTTGCAGGGCAGAGGCAACACAGAGCTGCATGCATGCGTGAGACTGCGTGCCGCTGTGTCCTGTGGAAGGCCTCTGAGCCAGAAATTCAGTGATGCAGGAGAAG TTATAAAAGATGGCGCTGGTGAAGACATGTGCTCGTCCCTCCCAGATGTGGTTTATTCTGGCTCACTGTGGACTTTTGTTCCCTCCAGCAGCCTTTTAACACTCTACCCCAATGGCACTATTAAAAGTATCAACAGCATCTACTGTCCTCTGCTAATGGGATATAGCATGACTGAGATTCTAGGAAAG AAAATCACCTTCTTGATCCCAGCCTTTTACGAGATGATGTCTGCCTTTGGCAGAATCCCCAGTCCAGTGTCCTTTCAAGAAGATGGTTCAGCATCCTCTTCTAGAAGCCACGCAG ACTGCTGCACATGCTCCGGAGGAGGTAGTGGTGTTTTAAGCCAATCTGTGTGTGATACCTCAGCAAAGGGAAATCAAGACACGTGta GTCCCCAGACTCTGCTGGCCAAAGACAGTATGTTGTTTCCAGCCCTGAAGAGAAAAGGAAGTGCTGCAAAAGGGAGGCGAGCCTTTGCTGCTATCAGGACCAAGCAAGAGCATCATGCCCCTGTTCATGCAATTTCTCCCTTGCCTGCAAACAG tttGGATGACACTACAGAGCTTTGCAAAGAGGCAGCTGCAGCAGTAGCTCAGTGTGACGAGTCTGTTCCAGCCGATTCCACCACAGCTCTACTCCACACCTTTGCATTGCTCGAGTCCCAGGATTGCACAACACGACTGCAGAACTCCAGCTTTGAGGTCATCTCCCTAGGCAGTCGCTCATCCTCGGGATTCTGTGAAAAGTGGGCAGGCCCTGAGAAACCAGACGACACGCAACACGAAGCAGAAGTAGCACATTCAAGCAGCTGCTTTCTAGACTTGGATGTTAATGGTGACACAATTGCACTTGCCTTTGGACAGCTGGAGCTAAGTGAGTGTGACACCGCTGAGCTCCTGCGCACTCCATCCCCTTGCATTGTGGAGTCTGAGCCTGAAACCGAGCCCCCTGACATCCCAAAAGACAAACTTTCTGTACAAGAATGTCTGTTTCTATGTGTCAGTCCATCACCAAAAGAATTATCCATTTTAGAGGGAGATGCAGAGCAGTGGAACATGGCGTTGAAAAATTCTGAACTGTGTACTCCATTCTCAGAGCTATGTAAAAGTGGGATGATCTTATCAAATGACAGACCAGCAACCTCAACCCCAAAGAGGCCGTTGTCGACCCCTGCTACACCGCTCTGCCCACCTACCCTGATAAAGGAGGGCAGGTTTCAAGCCAACTGCTACCATAGAGACGGAACACCTATTG AGGTGCAGTGTGATGTGCGTAGAGCTGCTGGCTCTAGCGACGGTGTGGTGTTCTGCGTATGGCTGAGCGGAAGCCATCTTTTCCTCCACAAGCAGGAGACACTGCAGAGCACACAGACTTCTACAGCAGAGTCTTTCGCAGAGGATGGCTTAGCGTCCAGCCTGCGAGAG GTCAGTGAAGCAGACCATGGTAAAGGTCTGCACTCCTCCATGAGTCTGGAGCAGTCTGGAGCATGTGAAGGACAGTTTGAAGAAGTCTATCATCCAATGCAACCCATAGGGAAGGGAGCATTTGGTGTTGTCTGGCTTGCTTCACGACGTCAAGATGAACAAGAG GTGGTAGTGAAGTTTATCAGGAAGAGCAGGGTGGTGGAAGAGTGTTGGGTGGAAGACCCCGAGCTGGGGCAGGTCACTCAGGAAGTGGCCATACTTGCTCGATTATGTCACCCCAACATTGTTAAG GTGCTGGAGGTGTTCGAGAATGAGAAATTCTTTCAGATGGTGATGGAGAAACATGGAGATGGCCTAGACTTATTTGAGTTCATTGACATGCAACCCAGGTTGGACGAAGCACTTGCCAGCTACATCTTCAGGCAG TTGGTGTCAGCCGTGACTTATCTTCATGGGAAAGGAATCTTGCACAGGGACATTAAAGAcgaaaacatcatcatcaacacagagTTTCATATCAGACTGATTGATTTTGGCTCTGCGACCCTGCTGGAGCCAGGCAAGCTCTTCCATGCGTTCTGCGGCACGTTGGAGTACTGCTCACCCGAGGTGCTGCAAGGAAACCC GTATAAAGGTCCAGAACTGGAGATGTGGTCTCTGGGAGTACTTATATATACCCTACTGTTCAGTGAAAACCCTTTTTGTAGCGTGGAAGAGACCATCCAAGCCAAACTCCGCATCCCTTGTGACGTCTCTGCAG ATTTGTACAGTCTGCTGGCTGGTTTGCTGCACAGAGAACCGACAGAAAGAATGACACTGGAGGAGCTCCTGTACGAACCGTGGATTCGGCAGCCCATTAACCTAGCAGAGTACAGCTGGAGTGAAGTGTTCCCCTGCGATCATG